The genomic stretch GTGACCGTTGGAATCGTCCTGGTCGCCATGTTCACGCCTCACGGCGTCCCGGCCCGCAAGCCCGCGGAAGCTGCTGAGCACGTCTCCACCGACCCCACAGACTCGCAGCCGTCGAGCAACGCCGATCGACCGGGGGACGGATCCAGCGCCTGAACCTACGCGACCACGTCCTGCGCCTTTCTGGCCAGCCGGCGGTCGAACACCTCCTGAACCGTCACTTCGATCGTCCGGCACAGACCTTCCAGATCAAGGTCGTCTTCGTCGTACCCAAATGGCTCTTCCACGTGTTCTGCGACGATTTCCAGACCGAGCATGAAGTAGGCCACGATCACCGTCAGCGGAATCGTCCACCAACGGAAGCTGTCCACGATTCCCCACGGAAACGTCGCCAGATACAGGAAAACACACTGCCGCGCGAACAGCTTGTACGACCGAACGACCTGAGTTTTCCGGATGCGTTCACAGCCGCCGCAGATGTCCAGAAACCGGCGAGCCTCCTCGTCAAGCACGCGCAGTTCGTCGCCGTCAATCGAACCGTTGGTCTTCCAGCTCGAAAATTCCTCGTACATCCGCGTGATCAGATACGACGGAACGTGGCTCGGCCGGTCCGTGCAGTTTTCAAACCCCGGCAGCTTCTGCAGCAGCGATTCCTCGCGAAGGTGATCCTTC from Planctomycetaceae bacterium encodes the following:
- a CDS encoding bestrophin family protein, producing the protein MTAAPIRVREMTIGRTLWRVTVYALLIGAYALIPVLKESHPKSTTFADLPSDLHAALTIVLGWLLVFRTNSSYGRWWEARQLWGSLVNVSRNLAIKVADLVRASDDEMNRFRVDIVAFAYGLKDHLREESLLQKLPGFENCTDRPSHVPSYLITRMYEEFSSWKTNGSIDGDELRVLDEEARRFLDICGGCERIRKTQVVRSYKLFARQCVFLYLATFPWGIVDSFRWWTIPLTVIVAYFMLGLEIVAEHVEEPFGYDEDDLDLEGLCRTIEVTVQEVFDRRLARKAQDVVA